In one window of Opitutus sp. GAS368 DNA:
- a CDS encoding PadR family transcriptional regulator — MTHNKADLLQGTLDLLILKSLQNEPMHGFGIAVRIGQMSKDMLTVEQGSLYPALYRLEDQGWIKAEWGVSENNRKAKFYALTAAGRKQLATEEQSWAKLSTAINLVLGGA, encoded by the coding sequence ATGACTCACAACAAAGCCGACCTCCTGCAGGGCACCCTCGACCTGCTTATCCTGAAATCGCTCCAGAACGAGCCCATGCACGGCTTTGGCATCGCCGTCCGGATCGGGCAGATGTCGAAGGACATGCTGACGGTGGAGCAGGGTTCGCTCTATCCCGCGCTCTACCGGCTCGAGGACCAAGGGTGGATCAAGGCCGAGTGGGGCGTCTCGGAAAACAACCGGAAGGCGAAATTCTACGCGCTGACGGCCGCGGGCCGGAAACAGCTCGCGACCGAGGAGCAGAGCTGGGCCAAGCTCTCGACGGCGATCAACCTCGTGCTGGGCGGCGCCTGA
- a CDS encoding DUF3108 domain-containing protein → MKFPAFLLLGLPALAGAAPFTAFRDGETFTYKVGFAIFGRAGDIVISAHDEKKDGADVVRVTTDTRSHGFVRAVYAFDNKAEVLIDKASGRMLHVKESGADPKRATDTEITFDYKARVAQYIDRVRSDRSEVVPIPEGNPVDLISALVQTRDWNLQPGEKRDVIVQFGSDFYPLSIKAEAYEEVRTPLGTYRTLVLVPRMEKDPKGLFKKGGEIKVWISQDASNLPVKMQLKLNFGTATLLLSDYKAPATLSAATK, encoded by the coding sequence GTGAAATTTCCCGCCTTCCTCCTCCTTGGCCTGCCGGCGCTCGCCGGCGCCGCACCGTTCACCGCCTTCCGTGACGGCGAAACCTTCACCTACAAGGTCGGTTTCGCCATCTTCGGCCGCGCAGGCGACATTGTCATCTCGGCCCACGACGAAAAGAAGGATGGGGCGGACGTGGTGCGGGTGACCACGGACACGAGGTCGCATGGATTTGTCCGCGCCGTCTACGCGTTCGACAACAAGGCCGAGGTCCTCATCGACAAGGCCTCGGGCCGCATGCTGCACGTCAAGGAAAGCGGGGCCGACCCGAAGCGCGCCACCGACACGGAGATCACCTTCGACTACAAGGCCCGCGTGGCCCAATACATCGATCGCGTCCGCTCCGACCGCTCGGAAGTGGTTCCCATCCCGGAGGGAAATCCCGTCGACCTCATCAGCGCCCTGGTGCAGACGCGCGACTGGAATCTGCAGCCCGGGGAAAAGCGGGACGTGATCGTGCAGTTCGGCAGCGATTTCTACCCGCTGAGCATCAAGGCCGAGGCCTACGAGGAGGTGCGCACGCCCCTCGGCACCTACCGGACCCTCGTGCTGGTGCCGCGCATGGAGAAGGACCCCAAGGGCCTCTTCAAGAAGGGCGGCGAGATCAAGGTCTGGATTTCCCAGGACGCCAGCAACCTGCCCGTGAAGATGCAGCTCAAGCTGAACTTCGGCACCGCGACCCTGCTGCTGAGCGATTACAAGGCTCCGGCGACTCTCTCGGCCGCGACGAAATAG
- a CDS encoding AI-2E family transporter: MSSEPTPLLSPAQRKLVGFALGFTALCAIGWLLYVLLAGVASFISAFSVVIWPLAVAGILALLMRPVVTVFEHRLKVKRPVAVVLLYLVFLLLVAGLLVTFLPVLVSEILEFIAYLPTLWQKTVAWSEQHFPEWLAIVRPYLDNPTVKATLDGLTHQAQDLLGNLAPTLKSAGAGIFGLFGFAASLAIIPVYLFFFLLSNDDPTQALPEHLPFLQKEHRDDVVFLVREFLGILVAFFRGQLLIGLIMGLFFATGFSLAGLKFGLAIGLLMGLLNIVPYLGSILGLSVALPLAYLQPDGGGLTMLGVCLGVFAAVQAIEGWFLTPRIMGKQTGLHPVVIIVAVFFWGKALGGVLGMMLAVPLTAFFVTAWRFVRRKYFAA; encoded by the coding sequence ATGTCTTCCGAGCCCACCCCCCTCCTCTCGCCCGCCCAGCGCAAACTGGTGGGTTTCGCGCTGGGTTTCACGGCGCTCTGCGCCATCGGCTGGCTGCTCTACGTGCTGCTGGCGGGCGTCGCCAGCTTCATCAGCGCGTTCTCGGTCGTCATCTGGCCGCTGGCGGTCGCGGGCATACTCGCCTTGCTCATGCGGCCGGTGGTCACGGTCTTCGAGCACCGGCTCAAGGTGAAGCGTCCGGTGGCCGTCGTGCTGCTCTACCTCGTCTTCCTGCTGCTGGTCGCGGGGCTGCTGGTCACTTTCCTGCCCGTCCTCGTCTCCGAAATCCTCGAGTTCATCGCCTACCTGCCGACCCTGTGGCAAAAGACGGTGGCATGGAGTGAACAGCATTTCCCCGAATGGCTGGCAATCGTGCGACCCTATCTCGACAACCCCACCGTCAAGGCCACGCTCGACGGCCTGACCCATCAGGCGCAGGACCTGCTCGGCAACCTGGCCCCCACCCTCAAGTCGGCCGGCGCGGGCATTTTCGGACTCTTCGGATTCGCGGCGTCGCTCGCCATCATCCCCGTCTACCTGTTCTTCTTCCTGCTTTCAAACGACGACCCGACGCAGGCCCTGCCCGAGCACCTGCCCTTCCTGCAAAAGGAACACCGTGACGACGTCGTGTTCCTCGTGCGCGAGTTCCTCGGCATCTTGGTGGCGTTTTTCCGTGGCCAGCTGCTTATCGGCCTGATCATGGGCCTCTTCTTCGCCACCGGGTTCTCCCTCGCCGGCCTCAAGTTCGGTCTGGCGATCGGCCTGCTGATGGGACTGCTCAACATCGTGCCCTACCTCGGCAGCATTCTCGGCCTGAGCGTGGCATTGCCTCTCGCCTACCTGCAGCCGGACGGCGGCGGCCTGACCATGCTGGGGGTCTGCCTCGGCGTCTTCGCGGCGGTGCAAGCCATCGAAGGCTGGTTCCTCACGCCGCGCATCATGGGCAAGCAGACCGGGCTGCACCCGGTGGTGATCATCGTGGCCGTGTTTTTCTGGGGCAAGGCGCTCGGTGGCGTGCTCGGCATGATGCTGGCAGTGCCGCTCACAGCGTTCTTCGTCACGGCCTGGCGCTTTGTCCGGCGCAAGTATTTCGCCGCGTAG
- a CDS encoding MBL fold metallo-hydrolase has translation MSWVVNFKHGVHLPQIGWWLDAQKSQARSFVSHAHSDHIASHREILATRETASLMRLRMGGKRQEHILAFDQAWTADFGCEVKLHPAGHIFGSAMFHATTAHGRLLYTGDFKLRPSPGAETCVVPRADVLIMETTFGLPRYVFPPQHEIERDIVDFCRQALADKVTPVLYAYSLGKTQELLQIVGGAGLPVMLHATSYKVTRRYTELGMKLPPYALLETKGHAGHVVIAPPMMNHLEPLTWIHPKRTAVATGWAMDHGAIYQNKCDAAFPLSDHADFPDLLALVDRVRPKLVYTLHGFAKEFAATLRARGTEAWAIGQQNQMDLAL, from the coding sequence ATGTCCTGGGTGGTCAATTTCAAGCACGGCGTCCATCTGCCCCAGATTGGCTGGTGGCTGGACGCGCAGAAATCCCAGGCCCGCTCCTTTGTTTCCCACGCCCACTCGGATCACATCGCCTCGCACCGGGAGATCCTCGCGACCCGCGAGACGGCCAGCCTGATGCGGTTGCGGATGGGCGGCAAACGCCAGGAGCACATCCTCGCCTTCGACCAGGCTTGGACGGCGGACTTCGGCTGCGAGGTGAAACTCCATCCGGCGGGCCACATCTTCGGCTCCGCCATGTTTCACGCCACCACCGCGCACGGCCGCCTGCTCTACACCGGTGACTTCAAGCTCCGCCCGAGCCCCGGCGCGGAAACCTGCGTCGTGCCGCGGGCCGACGTGCTCATCATGGAGACCACCTTCGGCCTGCCGCGCTACGTCTTTCCGCCACAGCATGAGATCGAGCGGGACATCGTCGACTTCTGCCGACAGGCGCTGGCGGACAAGGTGACGCCCGTGCTCTATGCCTACAGCCTGGGCAAAACCCAGGAGCTGCTGCAGATCGTCGGCGGCGCCGGCCTGCCCGTCATGCTGCACGCCACCAGTTACAAGGTGACCCGGCGTTACACCGAGCTGGGCATGAAACTGCCGCCCTATGCGCTGCTCGAGACCAAGGGGCACGCCGGTCACGTCGTCATCGCCCCGCCCATGATGAACCACCTCGAGCCGCTGACCTGGATCCACCCGAAACGCACCGCCGTCGCCACCGGCTGGGCGATGGACCACGGTGCCATCTATCAAAACAAGTGCGATGCCGCCTTCCCGCTGTCCGACCACGCCGATTTCCCGGACCTGCTGGCCCTCGTGGACCGGGTCCGGCCGAAGCTCGTCTACACGTTGCACGGCTTCGCCAAGGAGTTCGCCGCCACCCTGCGCGCCCGCGGCACCGAGGCCTGGGCCATCGGCCAGCAGAATCAGATGGACCTGGCGCTCTGA
- a CDS encoding DNA-3-methyladenine glycosylase yields the protein MRRTVKAKSLQDRRTVTLARGLVGKVLARRHADGAVTRHRITEVEAYDGERDLACHASKGRTKRTEVMYRPGGIWYVYLCYGMHEMLNLVTGPADYPAAVLIRGVEDISGPGRLTKRLSIGRQLNGAAAARVSGLWLEDDGFKVPRRALRVSARIGVDYAGPVWARKPWRFWMEAGALAPKRPGR from the coding sequence ATGCGCCGCACCGTTAAAGCGAAATCTCTCCAGGACCGCCGGACCGTGACGCTGGCGCGCGGCTTGGTGGGCAAGGTGCTCGCCCGGCGTCACGCCGACGGCGCCGTCACGCGGCATCGCATCACCGAGGTGGAGGCTTATGACGGGGAAAGGGATCTCGCCTGCCACGCTAGCAAGGGCCGCACCAAACGCACCGAGGTCATGTATCGGCCGGGCGGCATCTGGTATGTTTATCTGTGCTACGGCATGCACGAGATGCTGAATCTCGTGACCGGTCCGGCGGACTATCCGGCCGCAGTCCTGATTCGTGGAGTCGAGGACATCAGCGGCCCGGGCCGGCTGACGAAACGGTTGAGCATCGGCCGGCAGTTGAACGGAGCCGCGGCGGCGCGAGTCTCGGGGCTCTGGCTCGAGGATGACGGCTTCAAGGTGCCGCGTAGAGCATTGCGGGTCAGCGCCCGCATCGGCGTGGACTATGCCGGGCCGGTGTGGGCGCGGAAGCCGTGGCGGTTTTGGATGGAGGCAGGGGCGCTTGCCCCCAAGCGCCCGGGCCGTTGA
- a CDS encoding IS110 family transposase codes for MNSYYKVESTEPVRYVSLDISKARLDYTIAGQKCRQVPNTAAGIATLITLVQPLPGVRVVCEATGGYERRLLEQLHQASVPVCRLQPGRVRNFARAEGTLAKTDKIDVGLIYRYACAMHPRVEKPPLPEVTALRELLDYRRQLVDQGTQTANRLETAGPTLQALLQAQREQQAAALAKADELVAQQVRAHPALRAKAERMQQLQGVGPVLATTLLAYLPELGEEDDKRIAALVGVAPHAHDSGETSRPRHARGGRVEVRNVLYMAAVSASQHNPVLSLFYQRLQAAGKPANVCLLAVMRKMIVVLNRMLKDPHFTLVG; via the coding sequence ATGAACTCGTATTACAAGGTAGAGTCGACCGAACCTGTGCGGTACGTCAGCTTGGATATCTCCAAGGCGCGCCTGGACTACACCATTGCCGGCCAGAAGTGCCGGCAGGTCCCGAACACGGCAGCGGGCATTGCCACGCTGATCACCCTCGTCCAGCCGCTGCCGGGAGTGCGCGTGGTATGCGAAGCGACGGGCGGGTATGAACGCCGGTTGCTGGAGCAGCTGCACCAAGCGAGCGTACCGGTCTGCCGCTTGCAGCCCGGGCGGGTGCGTAACTTCGCCCGGGCGGAGGGCACGCTGGCCAAAACCGACAAGATTGATGTGGGGCTGATCTATCGCTACGCTTGCGCGATGCATCCCCGCGTGGAGAAGCCGCCGCTGCCCGAGGTAACCGCGTTGCGCGAGCTGCTGGATTATCGCCGGCAGCTGGTAGATCAAGGCACGCAAACGGCCAACCGGCTGGAAACAGCAGGCCCGACCTTGCAGGCCTTGCTGCAGGCGCAACGCGAGCAACAAGCCGCCGCCCTGGCCAAGGCCGACGAGTTGGTGGCGCAGCAGGTGCGGGCGCATCCCGCCCTGCGGGCCAAGGCAGAGCGGATGCAGCAGTTGCAAGGGGTCGGTCCGGTGCTGGCGACGACGCTGTTGGCGTACCTGCCGGAACTGGGCGAAGAGGACGACAAGCGCATCGCCGCCTTGGTCGGAGTGGCCCCGCATGCCCACGACAGCGGCGAAACCTCCCGGCCGCGCCATGCCCGCGGTGGCCGCGTGGAGGTCCGCAACGTCCTGTACATGGCCGCAGTCAGTGCCTCCCAGCACAACCCGGTCCTGTCGCTGTTCTATCAGCGACTCCAGGCCGCCGGCAAACCCGCCAACGTCTGCCTGCTCGCCGTCATGCGCAAAATGATTGTCGTGCTCAACCGCATGCTCAAAGACCCACACTTTACCCTTGTCGGCTGA